In Nostocoides sp. HKS02, the DNA window GTCGGTAGCGACGAGGTCAGCGAGTGCCCAGCAGGCTCGGTGGCTGGGCTGTCGCAGTGCCCGACCCAGGCCCTGACGCCGAGGAGGACGCCGGTGCCGGACCGGCCGACTGCTCGCGGTGGCCGTGCCGTTCCCACCACCGGCGCAGGGGCCCCGGCGCGTACCAGTTGGCGCGGCCGAGCAGGCGCATCGTCGCGGGCACCAGCAGCGCCCGGACGACGGTCGCGTCGAGCAGCACCGCGACGAGCATGCCCACGCCGATCATCTTGAGGAAGACGATGCCGCTGGTGGCGAAACCACCGATGACCACGGCGAGCAGGAGTGCCGCGCTCGTGATGATCCGACCCGAGCGCTGGATGCCGACGGCCACCGACCGCGTGTTGTCCGCGGTGCGGTCCCACTCCTCGCGGACCCGACTCAACAGGAACACCTCGTAGTCCATGGAGAGCCCGAAGAGGATCGCGAGCATGAGGATGGGCTGGGTGACGTCGAGGTATCCCGGGGACGTGAACCCGAGAACGTTCGCGAGGTGGCCCTCCTGGAAGATCCACGTGACCACGCCGAAGCTGGCGCCGATCGACACGGCGTTGATCACGATCGCCTTGAGCGGCAGCACCACCGAACCGAACGCCACGAAGAGCAGCACGAGCATGACCGCGGCCACCGTGAGGGCCATCCACGGCAGGCGGCTGCCGATCGAGCTGATGAGGTCGACGGCATCGGCGGTGGGGCCGCCGACGAGCGCGGTCGCGCCGCTGCCGGGGTTCACGGCCCGCACGCGCCGCAGGAGGTCCTGGCTCGCCGGAGTCTGGGAGTTGCCCCGCCAGGTGGCCTCGACGAGCGTCAGCCGGTCGGTTCCCGCACCCGAGGTCGCGGCCGGGCTGACCGAGCTCATGCCCTCGAGCGCGGCGAGCCGGCCGACGTAGGCCCGGACACCCGCGTCGTCGCCACCGCGCACCATGATCTGGGCCGACGCCGTCTCGCCGCCGAACAGGTGCGCCTGTAGGTCGGCGGCAACGCGGCTGGGCGAGCTCGCGGGGAGCACCCGCTCGTCGACGCTGCCCCACCGCGCGCCGGCGAACGGGCTGGCCACGGCGAGCAACGTGAGCACGATGGCCACGAGATAGGCCACGGGTCGCCTCATGACGCTGTGCGCCACGCGCGCCCAGGCCCCGTGCACGACTTCCTGGTCGGTCCCGTGGAGCGCGTCCGGGATGCGCGCGTCAGCGGTGCGGGCCCGCGCCCCGCGGCGCCACGGCATCCGGCCGAACTCGATGCGCGGCCCCAGCACGCCGAGGACGGCCGGGAGCACGGTGAGTGCCGCCGCCATCGCCACCAGGACCGCGGCCATCCCCCCGTAGCCCATGGAGCGCAGGAAGTTCTGCGGGAAGAGCAGCAGCGACGCCAGGGAGGCCGCGACGATCAGCCCGGAGAAGAGCACGGTGCGACCGGCGCTGGCCATGGTCCGGGCGAGCGCGCGGTCGACGCTGGCCCGGGAGGCATCGGGCTCGTGGGCCAGCTCCTCTCGGAAGCGACTGACGACGAACAGCGCGTAGTCGATCGCCAGACCCATGCCGAGCAGGGTGATGACGTTGATGGAGAAGACCGACACCTCGGTCACCCCGGTGATGAGGCGCACCACCGCGAAGGCGCCCATCACCGCGATCCCTCCGACGAGGGTGGGCATCAGCGCCGACACGAGGCTGCCGAAGATGACCAGGCTCAGCAGGAAGACGATGGGCAGCGACAGGGACTCCGCTCGCGAGATGTCCTTGGCGACCTGGGTGTTGACGTCGCCGAAGACGGCCCACCGCCCGCCGATGTTCGTCGTCACGCCCGGCGCGGCGAGGTGGTCCTTGACGGCATCCCAGTCGTCGCTCTTGGCGTTCTGGGTGGCGCCGGCCAAGGTGATGACGACCCGGGTGGCGCGCCCGTCGCTGCTGACCAGGCTGGGCGCCGGGGTGTCGTAGTACGACACGACGTGGGCGACATCCGCCTTCGGCAGCGCCGCCAGCGTGCTCTGGACTGCCGAGCGGAAGGGTGCGTCGGTCACCCGCGAGGTCCTGCTCGAGTAGATGACGACGAGGTCGGCGTCGCGGCCCGGGAAGGTGTGCTGCTCGAGCGCGAGCTCCTTCGCCGAGTCGGTGGCCGGGTCGTCGAACCCTCCGTTGGACAGCTGCCCGAACACCCCCAGGCCGTATGCCGCCGCGGCCAGGACGACCACGATGCCCGCCACCAGCACGGCCCACGACCGCCGCGCCACGAAGCTTCCCCATGCGTGCATGCCCACCACGTCCCTTCCACGGTGCGCTCGTCGACCCAGCCTCGCCGCGCTACGCTCAATCACGAATGTTTACATCGATAACCGTGATGGATGTAAACTAAGTTGTCAAGGGTTCATGCTTAACTCGTGGGACGAACCGTTGAGACAAGCCGGCGAGATAAGCCGTTGAGACAAGCCGGCCCGACAAGCCCGACAGGAGCGCCATGACAGCCACGCCCACCCGGCGCGAACGCCAGCGCCAAGCCACCTACGACGAGATCGTCGAGGTGTCTCGTCGCTTGCTTCGGGACGGCGAGGACGTGTCGATCCGGGCGGTCGCGACGGCGATGGGCCTCACCCCGCCGGCGCTCTACCGGTACGTCGACAGCCACGCCGAGCTGATGGCCCTGGTCGCCCGGTCGGTCTTCGAGGACGTCGTGGACTCGATGACGCTCGCGCGCGACGCCCAGGCGCCCGACGACCCGGCCGCGCAGATCGTCGCCTCGGCCGCGGCGTTTCGCGGCTGGGCCATGACGCACCGTGAGGAGTTCCAGCTGGTCTTCGCCTCGGCCGCGTCACCCGGCCCGACCAGCACGTCCGGCGACGACTCCGCCGGCATATCCACCCAGGTGCCGATCACCTCGCTGGACGGGTGCCTGCCCAGCGAGACCGGAGTCGACCTGTTCGGGGCCTTCTTCGGCGAGATCTTCGGCCGGCTGTGGGAGCGCTACCGGTTCCCCGTGCCAGACGACGCCGACCTCGACCCCGAAGTGCTGGCAGCCCTGCGCTCCCAGATCGAGCCCGGGGTGGGCGCCGCGGGGTTGGTGACCCCGGGGATGATCTGGATGTTCGAGCGTGCCTGGGCGCGGTTGTACGGCACGGTGACCCTCGAGGTGTTCGGGCACGTGCACCCGGTTTTCATCAGCTCGGGCGCGCTGTTCCGCGCGGCGATGCTCGACATCGGCCGCGAGCTCACCATCGACGCGGAGTGGGACCGCCTCCAGGAGATCGCGAGTCACGAGTACTGAGTCGCCGGGTCACGATGCCTCGCTGACCACGTCCGGCAACGCCTCGACGCCCTGAGGCGTCGCGAGGTGGAAGCCGAGCAGGCGCACGCGGTGGCGCCGACACGCCTCGATCGCGCACTGGTGCCAGGCGCGGTCGCGGTCGGTGGGGACGAGGCTGCGGCGGCGCCCGCGCCCGATCAGCACCGATCCGCCCGCCTCCCCCACGACCGGCAGCAGGAGGTCGAGCAGGGCCCGAAAGCCGCTCACGTCGGCGGTGTCGGGAATGTCGTCGACGACGACCGGCTGGATTCCTCGGTCGAGGCTGTCACACACCATCAGCGCCACCCCTCCTCCGTGGCGGACCTCGAGGCCGAGGATGAGGTCGATGACATCGGCCTGGACGAGCGGGTCGGTGAGGGCGATGGTGCGGATGTCCTCGGGAAGGTCGTGGTAGCTCATGCCTGGCATCGTGGCCCAGCGGGCCGCCAAGCCTTCGAAGTTATCCCCAGCCCCGGTGCGAGCGTCGTTCGTGAGCCAGCCACAGGGCGCCCGCCCCCGCCAGCAGGCCCGCGAAGCCGACCAGCATGAGCCAGGTCAGGACGCGGCCGGGGTCGAACTCCGCGTGGGCGCGAGCCGCCGCCACGAGGATCAGGACGACCATCACGACCTCGACCTGCACCATGAGCCGCAACGCGGTCCACCGCGCGTCGACGAGCACCCCGAGGCCGGCACACCCCAGACAGAGGACGGCCCCGACCACCCGGCAGGTGAGCGCGGTGAGCGTCCACGGCCACACCGGGAGCACCACGGACGGCGCGAGCACCATGGTGAGCCCGGTGACCAGCGCGAGGACCCCGAACGCGGCGACAACCGACGTGGCCACGGCTCCGAGCCGGGGTTCGTCGGCGGACGCCGGCGCGGCATACCGACGGTTGGCCACCCAGGCGGCGGCGACCAGGAACGGCGCGGTGAAGTACAGGCCGGCCCAGAGCCAGAACGCGAGGCTCCCGTGCGTGAACCGGTCCCAGTGGACGACGGTGACCACCCCGAGCGACGAGGAGAACACCACGACGGCCACGAGCCCGAACTTGACTGCGGCCCAACGCCGTTCGGTCAGGACCCGGACGAAGAAGTAGCACCCGCCGAGGTATGCCGCGGCCAGCACCATCGCCGTCATCGTGGGCCGGATCGGCCACGCCCACAGCCGGCGGGTGTCACCGGGGAAGCCGTAGAGGATGACGAACGCGACCAGGAGAAAGGGTGCGATGAACAGCGACAGCAGCCGGGTGGAACGCAGCACCCGGTCGTCCCGCACCACGGGCCGATCCCCGGTCATGCCGACGCCCGCGACACCGCGTCGAGGAGCGCGGCGTACGAGGCCACGAGCACCCGTCGTTCCTCCGCGAGCAGCGGGTGGGCGCGATCTGCTCCGGCCCGAACCCAGGCGTCCGACAGGTCCATCGCCCGGACGCGCAGGGTTGCCGCATCGACGACCCGCTCCTCCGGCACGGTGTAGACGTAGCTGTACAGGTCGGCCACGGCGCCCACGACGTCTGACGCCGGCACCGACGGGTCGTGCTGATGGGCTCGGTGCGCGTGCCACCACGCCACTTCGAGCTCGCTGGCGCGAACGGGATCGAGGTCGAGGTCCGTGTGCCGCGCGACGAGCGCGTAGAACCGGCGCATGGCCGCGCGCGCGGCCTGTGGGTCGTTGTCGGGGAACGGTGCCCAGGCCTGGTTGGCCCGCAGGACGTGCCACGAGGCGACGACCGTCAGCACCGGGTTGAGCGAGAACCCTGCACGGACCATACCGAGGAACGCGCGCAGCGCCCGAAGCCACTCGTGCCGGTAGTAGGACGCCCATGCCTCGGTCTCGACGCGCCCCAGTGCAACCGGGTCGAACGTCCTCGGACCACGACGAGCTGGCATGGGCGAACCTTGCCTTTCGACTGTGGTCCGAGAATAGTCGTGCACGGACCAGCGTGAAGAGGAGTTGCCGTGTCCGGTCCTGACGCGTCGCCAGTGGACTCGATCGGGGCGGTGCTGGCGGCGATGGACCAGCGGCTCGCCGTCCTTCCACCCGATCGGGCCGTCGACCAGGTGTTTCTGCAGACCTACCGCCGAACCACCGCCGCGGTGGGCGCGGCGGTCGAGGCGGCCGCCTTCGAGGACCCCGTCTGGGTCGAGCGCTGGGATGTCGCCTTTGCGGGTCGTTACCTCGCCGCGCTCGACCTCCACCTCGGGGCAAGTCCCCAGGTACCGCGGCCTTGGCAGCTGGCGTTCGACGCCCCACCGGAGCTGCCGGCGTTGCGCCATGTGCTCGTGGGGATCAACGCGCACGTTAACTACGACCTGCCCCAAGCACTGCTCGACGTCATCACCGACGCGGAGTTCGACGATCCGGTCCTGCTCGCTCGACGCCGTCGCGACCACGAACGGATCGACGCGGTGTTGGCCGGTCGGGTGGCAGCCGAGGACGGCGAGCTGGCATCGGTGACTCCCCGATCGGTGCTCGACCGCCTCCTCCAGCCCCTGAACCGACTCAGCTCGAGGAGGTTCCTGCGCGAGGCCCGACAGAAGGTGTGGCACAACACCGGCGAGCTCCAGGTCGCGCGCCGCATCGGCCCGCTGGCGTATGCCGAGCGGCTGGCGGAGCTGGAGGTGCTCAGCGCCGCTCGGATCGCCGATCTCCTCGCCCCGGGCCAGGTGTTGCTCAGGCTGGCGGTGGCCGGCTTCGGGGTGACTCTCCCCCCTGCGCCGGCCCGCCCCGCGTGAGGAGCGCGGCCGGCGCACCTCGTCCGCACGCCCGAACCTGCATCGGTCGAACAGGCCACGCGACGACGGTTGGCCGGTGGCGGGGCGTTCCGGCCCATAGCGTTCGTTTCCGTGACCAGCCGGACCAGCCCGCCCAGAGCGATCGGCACGACCAGCGCGACCAGCGCGGCCAGGCCGCCCCTCAGGGATCTGCCGCACCTGGTCGGCCTCCTGCGCGATGGGCGCTGCGACTGCGGCGAGGTGCTCGCGATCGGTGAGCGGGTCGGAGCTGGCCGCGATGGCCGCCTGTTCTGTCTTTGGTGCCTGGCCGACCTCCAGCAGGGGCGCGCTCGGCTCGACCCTTGGGTGAGGCCCTCATCGGCCGTCACCGAGGCGGGCGCACAGCGCGCGCACTCGGTGGCGGTCGCGGCGCGCGCCGGGGACCTCGCGAACCGGCTCACTGCCGCCCGGGCCCTGGGGACCCTGGCCAGCACTCTGCAACCACTCGAGGCGCGCGCCTGGTCTCGGTGACCTACCTGTTGTAGACGTCCAGGCCAAAGCGGTTGAGGCCGGCCTGCGACGCGTAGCCGAGGTGCTCGAGCCCGAACAGGTCCTCGATGCTGGCCAGCAGCGAGTAGTGGTTGTAGGGCGTGCTGCTGAAGGTGTCCGGCCGGACGAAGGGCGAGATCACGAGGGCGCCGACGCGCCCACCTCCCAGGCCGCTGATCCCCGGGAGCGGACTGTTGGGGCCGGGCCCCTCGCCGCAGCAGGCCGTGGCGTCGGTCTGGGGGCCGTCGGACTCGTCGAAGGTGATGATGAGGACACCGTCGCGGGTGAACGCTGGCGAGCTGGTGATCAGAGGGGCATAGGTGCGCAGCCAGGCGTCCGCGGCGGCGAGACCGCCGGCCGAGCCGTCGACGCACGGCGAGTCATGCCCGTCGTGGCAGAGGTTCGGGGTGATGTAGGTCAGGTTGCGGGTCGTGCCGACGGAGGCGAGGTCGGTGTGCAGCTGGGTCAGGTCGACGTCGTTCGCCGCACACGTCGGGGAGTCGATGATCGCGTGGAAGTACATGAAGGGGTTGTGCCGGGTCGCGTACTGGTCCCCGACCCGCGCCTTCTGGGTGTCGTCCTGGGCGTTCAGGGCGGGGTGGCGGCACGGGGAGCCCATGTCCTCCATGTAGCCGCGCCAGGTGAGCCCGGCCTTCTCCAGCTGGCCGGGCAGCGTCGGGACCGAGGCGGGGTACACGCACCCGTCACCGACTGCCTGGCCGGGGCTCGCGGTGCCACTGCCGGCGAAGTTGCTGAACGCCTGGCAGTCACCCTGCGTCTGCGGGTTGGGACCCTGACCACTGATCTGCGCGATGTAGTTCGGCAGGCTGTTGTGGGCGGTGCCGTAGTACTGGGACAACAGGTTTCCTTGCGCCCGCAGCGTGGTGGACAGGTACGGCGCCTGGGAGGCCGGGCCCCACGTCTCGTCGAAGCCCTTGTTCTCGAGGTTGATGACGAAGACGTGCTTGGTCGCCGGAAGGTATGCCGGCCGGCTCACGGTGCGGGCTGCCCGCGGCTGGGCGGACGTGGGCTGGGCGGACGTCGGCTGGGCGCCAGCGAGCAGACCAGCCGTCGCGGCGAACGCTGCCGTCAGAGCCATCGCGGACAGCGCGACGCCCCGTGCCCGGCGACGACGGGACCCTCGGGGGCTCGACCCAGGAGTGCGAAGGGAAACGTTCACGGGAGGCTCCATCCATTGGCCACGGCGAGGTCCTTGAGAGCCCGCCAGTCGGAGTAGTCGGTGAAACTGCCTGGTGCGCAGGGGGTTCCGGTGAAAGGCGCCACGGCATACTGCGGAACCGTGGTCTGCGGGGCGGTCGAGAAGTCGAGGACCTCGGCCAGGTTGTTGGCCGCGGCATCCCGCGGGGTCAACGGCGCGAGCCCCCAGCGCCACTCGATCATCTTCAGCACCGAGGTGTGGTCGTAGACGTCGTGGGCGACATACCCCCGACGCGCTCGCGGCGAGATCATCAGGCAGGGGACGCGGAACCCGCGCATGCCCCATTCCGGGTGCGCGTCGGGAGCCGTCGTCGGGGGCACGTGGTCGAAGAACCCGCCCCACTCGTCGTAGTTGATGACCAGCGCGGTCGACTCCCAGCCCGGTCCCCTGGTGACCGCGTCGTACACCTGGCTCAGGAAGTACTGACCTGCCCGGATGTCGGCGTGGGGATGGTCGTCCGCGCTCGAACCGGTGCCCTCGTCGAGGAACTTGGGGTCGACGAAGGAGACGGCCGGGAGGGTGCCCGCGGCCGCGTCGGCGAGGAAGGACGAATAGGGCTTGGAGATGTCCAGGTACTTCTGGCCCCACAGCGCCGTGAAGGGCGTGTCGTAGTAGTAGTACGTCCCGGACACGCCGGCGTCCTTCAGGCGGTCCCAGATCGTCGGCATCGTCGCCGTGGTCGTCGAGTTGTGGAGGCGGTCGGTCTGGGCCGCGTGCTGGTAGAACCGGTTCGGGTAGGTCTCGGCGAGGATGGCGGAGAAGTAGTTGTCGCAGACGGTCCAGTCGCGAGCAGCCTTGCCGTAGAAGGCGAGGTCGGCGTCGGTGTAGTAGCCGATTGCGAAGGTGTCGTTGTCGCCCGCCTTGAGCCAGCCGTCGCACTTGCCCCCGTTGTACTCCACGCGCCCGCCCTCGAACGAGTGGTCGGGGTCCGGGTGTGCGCAACCCTGGTAGTCGACGAGGTGGTGGGTCTGGTGGGCCACGCCGTACCGGTCGACGTAGCTCAGTCCGCCCTGTCGGCCACGGGCCCCGGGCAACCAGCCGAGGTAGTGGTCGAACGACCGGTTCTCCATCATCACCACGACGATGTGCTCGATGCCGGACTGCTGCGGTGGGGGCAGGACCGCGCTGGACCTGCTGGCGGTGCTGGACACGGCGGTGGCGGCGTCGGCTGACAGCGCTGGCACGCCGAGGGCCGAGGCCCCGACCGCCACACCGGTGCCTGCGATGAGCTGTCTGCGGGTGATCTCCATGCCGGGGACAACTCGACGGGGCCTGTCGAGGTCACGGGCACCACCCAGTGTTCACCTCGGGTTCACGTCGGTTGTGCCTCCCGCCGTGCATGCCGCCGCGCGGCACACCCTGCATCACACCCGGCGTGTGCCACGCGACACGCCGGAGGCAGGTCGTCCGAACGGTCATAAAACGACGCACGGATAGGACATCGCACCCAACGGATGCCATTCTTCACTGTCGTCACATCTACCCCTGCTGACCCTCCGGACTCATCGTGCGCCTGATCTCTGCTGCCCTCGCCATCGCCCTCACGCCAGCCTTCGTCGCGCTCCCCACGGTGTCGTTCGCGGCGAGTGCCAAACCCCGCCCGGTCGCCCCGTCGGTCGTGAGCTCCCGGATCGGGGGCATCGACCCGGTCTCGGCGGCCACCACCCCGGCCGCGCAGAGTGCCGCGGCTGCCGCCGCCGCCGTCGCGCCGCCGAACGCCGGCGCACAGCGGGCCACCGCGGCAGTCGCGAAGACCTTGAAGGTGTCCGTCCTCACCGGTGAGCGCCCTGAGAAGCGCTTCACGGTGGCGGGGGTGTCCTGGGCACGCAGCGCCGGCGTCAAGGCCACTGACGTGCTCGTACGGATGCGGGTCAAGGAGGCCGCCGGCTGGAGCGGA includes these proteins:
- a CDS encoding efflux RND transporter permease subunit, with the translated sequence MHAWGSFVARRSWAVLVAGIVVVLAAAAYGLGVFGQLSNGGFDDPATDSAKELALEQHTFPGRDADLVVIYSSRTSRVTDAPFRSAVQSTLAALPKADVAHVVSYYDTPAPSLVSSDGRATRVVITLAGATQNAKSDDWDAVKDHLAAPGVTTNIGGRWAVFGDVNTQVAKDISRAESLSLPIVFLLSLVIFGSLVSALMPTLVGGIAVMGAFAVVRLITGVTEVSVFSINVITLLGMGLAIDYALFVVSRFREELAHEPDASRASVDRALARTMASAGRTVLFSGLIVAASLASLLLFPQNFLRSMGYGGMAAVLVAMAAALTVLPAVLGVLGPRIEFGRMPWRRGARARTADARIPDALHGTDQEVVHGAWARVAHSVMRRPVAYLVAIVLTLLAVASPFAGARWGSVDERVLPASSPSRVAADLQAHLFGGETASAQIMVRGGDDAGVRAYVGRLAALEGMSSVSPAATSGAGTDRLTLVEATWRGNSQTPASQDLLRRVRAVNPGSGATALVGGPTADAVDLISSIGSRLPWMALTVAAVMLVLLFVAFGSVVLPLKAIVINAVSIGASFGVVTWIFQEGHLANVLGFTSPGYLDVTQPILMLAILFGLSMDYEVFLLSRVREEWDRTADNTRSVAVGIQRSGRIITSAALLLAVVIGGFATSGIVFLKMIGVGMLVAVLLDATVVRALLVPATMRLLGRANWYAPGPLRRWWERHGHREQSAGPAPASSSASGPGSGTATAQPPSLLGTR
- a CDS encoding TetR/AcrR family transcriptional regulator produces the protein MTATPTRRERQRQATYDEIVEVSRRLLRDGEDVSIRAVATAMGLTPPALYRYVDSHAELMALVARSVFEDVVDSMTLARDAQAPDDPAAQIVASAAAFRGWAMTHREEFQLVFASAASPGPTSTSGDDSAGISTQVPITSLDGCLPSETGVDLFGAFFGEIFGRLWERYRFPVPDDADLDPEVLAALRSQIEPGVGAAGLVTPGMIWMFERAWARLYGTVTLEVFGHVHPVFISSGALFRAAMLDIGRELTIDAEWDRLQEIASHEY
- a CDS encoding DUF5995 family protein, with the protein product MSGPDASPVDSIGAVLAAMDQRLAVLPPDRAVDQVFLQTYRRTTAAVGAAVEAAAFEDPVWVERWDVAFAGRYLAALDLHLGASPQVPRPWQLAFDAPPELPALRHVLVGINAHVNYDLPQALLDVITDAEFDDPVLLARRRRDHERIDAVLAGRVAAEDGELASVTPRSVLDRLLQPLNRLSSRRFLREARQKVWHNTGELQVARRIGPLAYAERLAELEVLSAARIADLLAPGQVLLRLAVAGFGVTLPPAPARPA
- a CDS encoding alkaline phosphatase family protein; translation: MALTAAFAATAGLLAGAQPTSAQPTSAQPRAARTVSRPAYLPATKHVFVINLENKGFDETWGPASQAPYLSTTLRAQGNLLSQYYGTAHNSLPNYIAQISGQGPNPQTQGDCQAFSNFAGSGTASPGQAVGDGCVYPASVPTLPGQLEKAGLTWRGYMEDMGSPCRHPALNAQDDTQKARVGDQYATRHNPFMYFHAIIDSPTCAANDVDLTQLHTDLASVGTTRNLTYITPNLCHDGHDSPCVDGSAGGLAAADAWLRTYAPLITSSPAFTRDGVLIITFDESDGPQTDATACCGEGPGPNSPLPGISGLGGGRVGALVISPFVRPDTFSSTPYNHYSLLASIEDLFGLEHLGYASQAGLNRFGLDVYNR
- a CDS encoding alkaline phosphatase family protein, with the protein product MEITRRQLIAGTGVAVGASALGVPALSADAATAVSSTASRSSAVLPPPQQSGIEHIVVVMMENRSFDHYLGWLPGARGRQGGLSYVDRYGVAHQTHHLVDYQGCAHPDPDHSFEGGRVEYNGGKCDGWLKAGDNDTFAIGYYTDADLAFYGKAARDWTVCDNYFSAILAETYPNRFYQHAAQTDRLHNSTTTATMPTIWDRLKDAGVSGTYYYYDTPFTALWGQKYLDISKPYSSFLADAAAGTLPAVSFVDPKFLDEGTGSSADDHPHADIRAGQYFLSQVYDAVTRGPGWESTALVINYDEWGGFFDHVPPTTAPDAHPEWGMRGFRVPCLMISPRARRGYVAHDVYDHTSVLKMIEWRWGLAPLTPRDAAANNLAEVLDFSTAPQTTVPQYAVAPFTGTPCAPGSFTDYSDWRALKDLAVANGWSLP